The Campylobacter concisus sequence ATATAGTGAAAGCTATACAGAAGAAAATAGTAGCGATGCTTATGATTTTCAATTAAGCAAATTAAAGTACGATGAGCTTTTTGATATAAATGTCTCTCATATAAATGCTTATGCAAAGCAACCAAATGATATGGAGAAGATAAAAGAGAGTGAAAAAGAGTATATGGAAAAATCAACTCTAGCATTTAAAGCAGTCTTTGACAGAGTTAATAAAAATGTTAGTGATAGAATGAATTTCGAAGATGAATGCTACGATAAGATAGAAGCGATAAAAGAATATGAGATATTAGGAGATATAGACTCTGTAAAAAGTGCCGTAAAAGAGATACTAGATGATCAGCCAACTCCATACTACTCTCTTTTAGAAGTACTTTGCCTTGGCGTGGCTTACTTTATAATGACCAAAAGCTATTCAGGAGAGTTGTTAAACAAATCTATAAAAAACTCCCGTGAATATATAAAAGTAGGTGATGAAGAGATAAGTACTATAAATGTAAATTCTTTTGTAAAGTTAGGTGATAGTGATATAAGATTATTCTTTTACAAAGAAAGTGCTAAAAGTAGTGGATTAAGCAAAAATGAGTACCTATGTATAGAAGAGATTAGTGATTATATGGATGGTGCAGGAAATACTAAGAATGTATATAGCATAAAAGAACTTTTAGAAGAAAATGATAGTAGCGTAAATACAAATATAAAAGATCCTTTACAAAGTGATCTAATGAAGCTTCTAATAGAGCAAGCCAATGATATAGATGAAAGCTGCAAGAAAGATAAAACTTTGATAAAAGAAGTGATAGCTTCTAAGGATAAAGACGTCTTAAAAAAAGCCATAGACTTAGAATATAAGGCTTATCATAATGATAGAGATATGGATAAAGAGGTAAGCTCTTTACTTGTAAAAACAGCCATTGAAGGATTATTCCCAATAGCAGGCTTTGCAAGTGAAGATGGCATATCTAAAATTTATGAGATGCTTAGCTCTTTTATATTTGAAAGGGATGCAAAGAAATTAAAAGACGCCTTTTTAGACGAGCTTGGAGTATTAAATTTAATAAAAAAACTATTTAGTGCAAAAAAGACTAAACAAATAGATGAATATTTCTTGTATATCACAAGATTAAAAACTACAAATATAGTACTTCAAAGATCAAAGCTAAATTTAATTTTGCAAGCTCAAAATACCTATATACTTTATAGAACAATAGAACATTTTAAACTAAATATATCTTATAGCGAGATAACGACATATACATTTATGAGATACACGTATAGCTTTAATATAAGAGATGTAGAGCTTATGAAAAAAGAAATCAAAGACTATACTAAAACTCTTGGTAAGGACATAGGCATCTCTATGATAACAGGTCTAATAGAACTTTATAAAACCTCGTATGAAAAACTAGAAGAGAACTATAAAGAGATAATGCATACAAGATACACATATAAATTTAATGAAGCTTACGCACTAAATAATATCTCATATAAACCTATATCTATAAAAGAAGCTTATGATAAAAATAGTACAAATAGCTATTGCTACTATCCAGTGATGATCTATCAAAACTATATAAGTCTAAATTTAAATAGACTATTTCTAGGAGCTAATATAAATAGTGGAGGATTAGACTATAACTCATTTATCTACTATGATATAAACAATAAACAAAGCAAACTCTCACATAACCTTGCTTCAAAGCTAGCACTAAATAACCTTAGTGCTTATCTATGTTTAGATGAACTAAGAGGAGCTGGCAATGAAGTAGATGCAAACTACTTTAAATATGCAAGAAGTAGATATATTAACTCTGATGTAGAGATAAGAGGATTAAATTTAGATGTTAAAGAGGAGAAAGAAATTTATAGTGTCTATAACAAAGATGACAACCAAGATGGATATAGTTTCTCTTCTGCTATAAAAGCCTACCAAAAAGCTGTAGAGATAATAAACAAATTTAAAAAAGGAATCTTTAACACCAGCGATGAAAACAACCACTCTAATCTCTCAAGAGATCTAATAAAAGCATTAGATACCATAGGCAACAATAATATTAAAGGTGTGTATGTGGGGTGTAAAGTTGATTTAAAAGATAGAAGTAAAGAGAATATTCCCCCTCGTCTAATCGGTCGTCTAGCCACCACCATAGTCATGGAAGATGGTCTTTACATAGGATAAAAGATGAAAAAGATTATATTTACAGCTTTAGCTATCTTAGTAATAGCCATATCACTAATAGCAATAAATAAAAGAATGAATAAAGGAAATTTAATGGATAACAATAATACATATATGGTAATAGCTCCAAATGGAATGGAAATACCATTTGATAAAAATACAAATTTATCAGTCTCACCTCTTGATTATGGGAGTGAGACTATAGGTGTAAAAGAGCACTCCCAAATGCTTCTTCAAGCTCGCTCCATCCTAGACTCATCTCCATATAAAAACTATAAACCACTATACTATAACCCTAAACCAAATTCTTTAGGTCAAACAGACTATCTATCATTTAAGCCATGGCTAGATATTAGCTATAAACCAAGCTCAACTAAACTATCTCCTTGGACTAAATCAGAAAAAGCTTACTATGAAAGCTTAAAAGATAAAAGAGATAGATATATCTATCTAGTAAAAAGAAGTAATCTAAAATGTACTATGATAGATATTCCTGAAGATGCAATAGCTAGAGTAGATAGCAAAGGCAAACTAACTAAACCAGAATATGCTGAAATTTATGATGAAGTAAATGCTAATAAAGGTACATTAAAATCAATGCTCTTTTCTGCAGAGTGGGGAATATGTGCTGGCATACTTGGAAATCCTATGGGATTTTCACATGGAAATGAAGCAGGCTTTAAAGCAAGAGATTATCAAAGAATTTTCTTAGCAGCTCAGCTAGGAGTAGTAAAGGCTTTAGATTTTTTAGGTGATCTATTTGAATATCAAACTTACAATATAGGTCTAAACAAAAATTTACAAATGGCAGAAGAGTTTAGAAAACTATTTACTAATCCTCCACTAGATGAATATGGCATGATGCCTTATCTTGATGAGATAGTGGGAAGCTATTTCGTGATGGATTTTAATAGGGACGGAGTAGTATTTGATCCAGAAGGAACAACACATAAATTTTTAAGAGAACTTGTAGAAGATAAAGGTGAGCTATTAGATCCTAGAGACTTTGACGCTAATAAAACAACGAGGGAGGAATTTATGTCATATCTCAAAAAGGAAATGCCACATTTTACAACTAGATTTGATAAAAAAGGCTTTCCAAATAAGATGACACAAAGAGACATAGACTTATACATCGACTCCACCCTTCTAGAAGCTAAAATAATGTCTCTAACTCCACCAGAAGGATATCCAAATGCACCATACTACAACACACCAGAAGAGCTAATAAGACTATATGAGGCTGGTAAATTAGATAAAAAGCTAAATCCACTAACACCAGTAATGTATAGAGAAAGTTTTCCTGAAGATCTTAGGCAAAAGATACTAAGTTATGCCAAAGAGCATAATATAAAGGATTAAATAATAAATTTAATATCTATGGCTCCAAACGGAGCCAAATATAAATATATTAAGCCACTACAATCAAAGATCTCTACGATAACCGGCCTAATAGAACTTTATAAAACCTCATATGAAAAACTAGAAGAAAACTATAAAGAGATAATGCATGTAGGCAATATGTTTGTCGCACTATTAACTTAAAAAAATAAATTAATTTTAGGAGATAATTGGACTTTTTTATAAGAAAAATCGCGAATAGCGATCTATACAAATTTTGATAAAGAATTTCAATATATTTTAATATCAAAATGAGCTAAATTTTGAAAAAATTAAAGCATATTTTTAAACTTGCTTTTAACTTTTTTGTTATAATATCCCATCAAAAATAAAAAGGATATTTTTTATCCTAATTAAGGTTTTAAATTTGAGAGTATATTTAGACAATAACGCTACAACAATGGTTGATCCTGAAGCTTTTGAGCTTATGAAACCATATTTTTGTGAAAAATACGGCAATCCAAACTCGCTTCATAAATTTGGCTCTGAAACACATCCAGCCTTAAGAACAGCGCTAGATCAGCTCTACGCCGGATTAAATGCAAAAGATGGTGATGATATCGTTGTTACCTCATGCGCGACTGAGAGCAACAACTGGGTAGTAAAAGGCATCTACTTTGACAAAATTGCAACTGGCGAGAAAAAGCGTATCGTAACAACCGCAGTTGAGCATCCAGCTATTTTGGCAACTTGTAAATTTTTAGAAAAATATGGCGTGGAGCTTACTGTTTTAGATGTAAATAACGATGGTATAGTCACGCCAGAACAGCTAAGAGCTGTAATGGATGAGAATGTAGCACTTGTTTCTATAATGAGTGCAAATAACGAAA is a genomic window containing:
- a CDS encoding thioredoxin reductase → MKKIIFTALAILVIAISLIAINKRMNKGNLMDNNNTYMVIAPNGMEIPFDKNTNLSVSPLDYGSETIGVKEHSQMLLQARSILDSSPYKNYKPLYYNPKPNSLGQTDYLSFKPWLDISYKPSSTKLSPWTKSEKAYYESLKDKRDRYIYLVKRSNLKCTMIDIPEDAIARVDSKGKLTKPEYAEIYDEVNANKGTLKSMLFSAEWGICAGILGNPMGFSHGNEAGFKARDYQRIFLAAQLGVVKALDFLGDLFEYQTYNIGLNKNLQMAEEFRKLFTNPPLDEYGMMPYLDEIVGSYFVMDFNRDGVVFDPEGTTHKFLRELVEDKGELLDPRDFDANKTTREEFMSYLKKEMPHFTTRFDKKGFPNKMTQRDIDLYIDSTLLEAKIMSLTPPEGYPNAPYYNTPEELIRLYEAGKLDKKLNPLTPVMYRESFPEDLRQKILSYAKEHNIKD